In Maridesulfovibrio sp., the following proteins share a genomic window:
- the ettA gene encoding energy-dependent translational throttle protein EttA — protein sequence MSNEPDKIIYSMVRVSKYYDKKPILKDISLSYFYGAKIGVLGLNGSGKSSLLKILAGVDESFEGETHISPGYTIGYLEQEPLVDETRTVREVVEEGAADVVALVNEFNEINAQFAEPMEPDEMDALLDRQAKVQEKMDACGAWDLDSRLEMAMDALRCPPGDTPVSVISGGEKRRVALCRLLLQEPDILLLDEPTNHLDAESVAWLERHLQNYAGTIIAVTHDRYFLDNVAGWILELDRGRGIPWKGNYSSWLEQKEKRLANEAKSDDKRRKTLARELEWIRMSPKGRRSKSKARISAYESLANQQSDEYSRNLELYIPPGPRLGKQVIEFKGVHKQAGDKLLLEDASFMIPAGAIVGIIGPNGAGKTTMFKMISGQEQPDQGEVIVGETVQVTHVDQHRDALDPEKSVYDVISGGNEFVKLGDREINARAYVGKFNLTGSEQQKKCKVLSGGERNRVHLALMLQEGGNVLLLDEPTNDLDVNTMRALEEGLNNFGGCVLVVSHDRWFLDRIATHILAFEGDSSVYWYEGSYSEYEEDRKKRLGKDADQPHRIKYRRLTR from the coding sequence ATGAGCAACGAACCTGATAAGATCATATATTCCATGGTCCGGGTAAGTAAGTACTACGACAAGAAACCCATTCTTAAAGATATTTCCCTATCATATTTTTATGGAGCGAAAATTGGAGTGCTGGGCCTGAACGGTTCCGGTAAGAGTTCGCTTCTGAAAATTCTGGCCGGTGTTGATGAAAGCTTTGAGGGCGAAACCCATATTTCCCCCGGCTATACCATCGGTTATCTTGAACAGGAACCGCTGGTTGATGAAACTCGTACCGTTCGCGAGGTAGTGGAAGAAGGTGCAGCGGATGTAGTGGCTCTCGTCAATGAATTCAACGAGATCAATGCCCAATTCGCAGAACCTATGGAACCGGACGAAATGGACGCCCTGCTTGACCGTCAGGCCAAAGTGCAGGAAAAAATGGATGCCTGCGGAGCCTGGGACCTCGACTCCAGACTTGAAATGGCCATGGACGCCCTGCGCTGCCCCCCCGGAGATACCCCTGTTTCCGTTATTTCCGGAGGTGAAAAACGCCGCGTTGCGCTTTGCCGTCTGCTGCTTCAGGAACCGGACATCCTGCTTCTTGACGAACCCACCAACCACCTTGACGCTGAATCCGTTGCATGGTTGGAAAGACACCTCCAGAACTATGCCGGAACAATCATAGCTGTTACTCACGACCGTTACTTCCTTGATAATGTAGCCGGATGGATTCTGGAACTCGATCGAGGCCGGGGCATTCCCTGGAAAGGAAACTACTCTTCATGGCTGGAGCAGAAAGAAAAACGGCTGGCCAACGAGGCAAAGTCTGATGACAAACGCCGTAAGACCCTCGCCCGAGAGCTGGAATGGATACGCATGTCCCCCAAGGGCAGACGTTCCAAAAGCAAGGCCCGTATCAGCGCATACGAATCCCTCGCCAACCAGCAGTCCGATGAATACTCACGCAATCTGGAACTTTACATCCCGCCGGGACCGCGCCTCGGAAAACAGGTAATCGAATTCAAAGGCGTGCATAAACAGGCCGGGGACAAGCTGCTTCTTGAAGATGCCAGCTTCATGATCCCCGCAGGTGCAATTGTAGGTATTATCGGTCCCAACGGAGCCGGTAAAACCACAATGTTTAAGATGATCAGTGGTCAGGAACAGCCGGATCAGGGTGAAGTCATTGTCGGTGAAACCGTACAGGTAACTCACGTTGACCAGCATCGCGACGCCCTTGACCCTGAGAAGTCAGTTTATGATGTAATTTCAGGCGGCAATGAATTCGTCAAACTCGGTGACCGTGAAATCAACGCCCGTGCCTATGTCGGCAAATTCAACCTGACCGGTTCCGAACAGCAGAAAAAATGCAAGGTTCTCTCCGGTGGTGAACGCAACAGGGTCCATCTTGCGCTCATGCTTCAAGAAGGCGGCAACGTGCTCCTGCTTGACGAACCCACCAACGACCTTGACGTCAACACCATGCGTGCCCTCGAAGAAGGGCTGAACAACTTCGGCGGCTGCGTACTGGTTGTTTCTCATGATCGCTGGTTCCTCGACCGCATCGCGACCCACATTCTCGCATTTGAGGGTGATTCCTCAGTCTACTGGTATGAAGGATCATACTCAGAGTATGAAGAAGACCGCAAAAAGAGACTGGGCAAAGATGCTGACCAGCCCCACCGCATCAAATACAGAAGACTCACCAGATAA
- a CDS encoding GGDEF domain-containing protein, translating to MAKLSFWGEFKDSILEESFQRDKWPSVRFRLLFVYFVTILVVLSSLYSDYVVLGPGTGFHIVLLGKIVPCLLSVLALILLLTDKVRLTVQYAVMAVAMLFGLISESVELLVKAFDIGTLSVPTAVFIVLAYYILLSPRAIPPFIAAVCGSFVYLCSLSVVVPTSSGTFVNSAIYILLANVFGCFFLYTFGRSLRREYAAIQNLKRLVEFDELTGVCSRRKVLEAGVGLFKSARRFDSKLAVLVMDIDHFKKINDEYGHHVGDEVLKETARRCSDVLREVDYFGRLGGEEFVVVLPHSTLYDGIKVAERLRICVRERMFKVDESYLPSSVSLGVAELREHEDFASLLQDADEQLYRAKACGRNQVCPAMFRVVKPAVRKI from the coding sequence GTGGCTAAGCTTAGTTTTTGGGGTGAGTTTAAAGACAGCATCCTTGAGGAGTCTTTTCAGAGGGATAAATGGCCTTCTGTACGGTTCAGACTCCTTTTTGTATATTTCGTAACGATTTTAGTTGTCTTGTCCAGTCTTTATAGTGACTATGTGGTCCTCGGTCCAGGAACCGGGTTCCATATTGTTTTGCTGGGCAAGATTGTTCCTTGTCTATTGAGTGTTCTTGCATTGATTCTGCTCCTGACTGATAAAGTCCGGTTAACGGTACAATACGCAGTAATGGCAGTAGCAATGCTTTTTGGTTTGATTTCGGAATCAGTTGAATTGCTTGTGAAGGCTTTTGATATCGGAACACTCAGCGTACCGACTGCGGTATTCATCGTTTTGGCCTATTATATTCTTCTGTCTCCGCGGGCAATTCCGCCGTTCATCGCCGCTGTATGCGGTTCCTTTGTTTATCTCTGTTCATTATCCGTTGTCGTGCCCACCTCGTCCGGTACATTTGTGAATTCCGCGATATACATTTTACTTGCCAATGTATTCGGCTGCTTCTTTCTATATACTTTCGGCAGGTCTTTGCGCAGGGAGTATGCAGCTATTCAGAATTTAAAACGACTGGTGGAGTTTGACGAGCTCACCGGAGTATGCAGCAGGCGAAAAGTCCTTGAGGCCGGAGTAGGCCTGTTTAAGTCAGCACGGCGATTTGACAGCAAGCTGGCTGTGCTGGTCATGGATATTGACCATTTCAAGAAGATCAACGATGAGTACGGGCATCATGTCGGTGACGAGGTTCTTAAAGAAACAGCGAGACGTTGTTCAGATGTTCTGCGTGAAGTTGACTATTTCGGGCGGCTTGGCGGCGAAGAATTTGTGGTAGTCCTGCCCCATTCAACCCTCTACGATGGGATAAAGGTGGCGGAAAGGTTGCGTATATGTGTCCGGGAGCGGATGTTTAAAGTTGATGAGTCCTACCTGCCATCATCAGTAAGTCTCGGTGTTGCAGAATTGCGTGAACATGAAGATTTCGCCTCTTTGTTGCAGGATGCTGATGAGCAGTTATATCGCGCTAAAGCCTGTGGGCGTAACCAGGTCTGCCCGGCCATGTTCAGGGTTGTTAAGCCGGCGGTCCGGAAAATATAA
- a CDS encoding transporter substrate-binding domain-containing protein, with protein sequence MSINAAGKAYAGQPVYLASLEWPPYVGKNLPDEGSSAQIIRKAFAAMGYELKILFMPWKRTMRMVDTNHKIVGYFPEYYSQERVKRYIFSESYGCSPVSLLERKDKPISWESVDDLAALQVGFVAGYVNTPELDEAVGNGTINADFAPTDKSNIMKVMKGRIDCAVIDPLVYGYLASTDKDIGQYSDTVQIEPRAFGVNELYVAFRNDKQGLYYSRILNEGLRKVKYEKSCNN encoded by the coding sequence TTGAGCATTAATGCAGCTGGTAAAGCTTATGCCGGACAACCCGTTTATCTGGCTTCGCTTGAATGGCCACCCTATGTGGGTAAAAATCTTCCTGATGAAGGAAGCAGCGCCCAGATTATCCGCAAGGCTTTTGCAGCCATGGGTTATGAATTGAAAATTCTGTTCATGCCGTGGAAAAGGACCATGCGCATGGTTGATACAAATCATAAGATCGTCGGTTATTTTCCTGAATATTATTCCCAAGAACGAGTCAAGCGCTACATTTTTTCAGAAAGTTACGGTTGCAGCCCTGTTAGTTTGCTGGAGCGTAAGGATAAGCCTATTTCGTGGGAGAGTGTTGATGATCTTGCAGCCCTGCAGGTGGGTTTTGTTGCCGGATACGTGAACACTCCAGAGCTTGATGAAGCTGTGGGTAATGGTACAATTAATGCTGATTTTGCTCCGACGGATAAAAGTAATATTATGAAGGTCATGAAGGGGAGAATTGACTGTGCTGTAATTGATCCTCTGGTATATGGATATTTAGCCTCAACTGATAAGGATATAGGCCAATACAGTGACACGGTCCAGATTGAGCCGCGCGCATTCGGGGTGAATGAGCTGTATGTTGCTTTCAGGAATGATAAGCAGGGACTTTATTATTCCAGGATTCTTAATGAAGGTCTGCGTAAAGTAAAGTATGAAAAGTCCTGCAATAATTAA
- the pdxA gene encoding 4-hydroxythreonine-4-phosphate dehydrogenase PdxA, with translation MKKNICITLGDPNGLGPELVCRLLSERKPERAFLMIGPESGLEYHLDRLGLEKFYTVLEDPEQVVDAAPGYYLYSPEVLHDFELKIGEADPEGGRCAGESMEVAMDLLNRKILAGLVTCPLHKAMLQLAGFDFPGHTEFLATRSGVGRENVCMHLGGPKLKVSLVTTHPRFVDIPGLITKDRILRCIELTDGLVKSLGLDKPIAVCGLNPHAGESGRIGDEEIKVIEPAIEEARARGFDVQGSIPGDTVFYFAAQGEFSAVLAMYHDQGLAPLKLLHFSEAVNITLGLPFPRTSPDHGTGYDITGTGKASLDSFEAAMDCAEMMVDNDG, from the coding sequence ATGAAAAAAAATATATGCATTACATTGGGGGACCCTAATGGATTGGGCCCTGAGCTCGTTTGCAGATTGCTTAGCGAGCGTAAGCCTGAACGTGCATTTTTGATGATCGGTCCTGAAAGCGGTTTGGAGTACCATCTGGACAGACTGGGACTGGAAAAATTTTATACAGTTCTTGAAGACCCGGAGCAGGTTGTTGATGCCGCACCGGGTTACTATCTTTATAGTCCTGAAGTTTTGCATGACTTCGAGCTTAAGATAGGTGAAGCCGACCCTGAAGGTGGACGTTGCGCCGGGGAGTCCATGGAAGTAGCGATGGACTTGTTGAACAGGAAGATTCTAGCCGGGCTGGTCACCTGCCCTTTGCATAAGGCTATGTTGCAGCTGGCCGGTTTTGATTTTCCGGGCCATACTGAATTTCTGGCAACCCGTTCCGGTGTCGGGCGGGAAAATGTGTGCATGCACCTTGGCGGTCCGAAGTTGAAAGTCAGTCTGGTGACAACCCATCCTCGTTTTGTGGATATTCCGGGGCTGATTACTAAGGATCGCATTTTGCGCTGTATCGAGTTAACTGACGGACTTGTGAAATCTTTGGGCCTTGATAAACCAATAGCTGTCTGCGGCTTGAACCCGCATGCAGGTGAGTCCGGGCGCATCGGTGATGAAGAAATCAAAGTTATTGAGCCTGCAATAGAGGAAGCCCGTGCCAGAGGATTTGATGTGCAGGGTTCAATTCCGGGTGATACCGTTTTTTATTTTGCGGCACAGGGGGAATTCAGTGCAGTTCTGGCCATGTATCATGATCAGGGGCTTGCCCCGCTAAAATTGCTACATTTCAGTGAGGCGGTAAACATTACCCTTGGGCTTCCTTTTCCGCGCACATCACCGGACCATGGTACCGGGTACGATATTACCGGGACCGGAAAAGCATCTCTGGACAGCTTTGAGGCTGCTATGGATTGTGCAGAAATGATGGTTGATAATGATGGTTGA